GACCAGCGGGCGCAGCACCGCCTCCGCCGCGGGCGCGAACGTGCCCCCGGCGGCGGACAGCGTCGCCACGTCCTCGCCGACCTCCAGCACGACGCGAGCGGTGGTCAGCCGCACCCGCAGACCGCCGTCGAGGGGGGATGCCGTCGATGTACGGCAGGCTCGGCACCATCCGGCCGACGGGCGGGCAGCGGCGGGTCGCTGCCCTGACGGACCCAGATCACCGCGTTCATGATCTCCGGCAGCTCGGTGGCGATCGGGGACAGCAGCAGCGCGGTGACCGCGGCCGACAGGCCCAGCATCGGGCCGATCGCGTCCAGCTGCTTCACGAACAGCTGCGAGGCGAAGAAGATCACCACCAGGGTCACGTGGGTCTGCGCGACTACCGCCCAGGTGGCCGGGGAGGCGGCCCTGGGCTGGAAACTTCAGCGGCTCCAGCTCCGGACCCTCCTCGTCGTCGCCACCGCGGATCTCCCGCCAGAAGTAGACGGCGTTGCCGGCGAAGAACAGCGGGCCGAGCACGGGCTTGAACGCGAACGCGACCAGGCCGAGCGCCACCTTCACGATGAAGATTGGCAGGAACCACCCGGAGGCCGAGGAGGCTCTGGGAAGTGCCGCGGACATGGAGCGGCTGGCGGAGGACCAGAGTCTCAGCGCCCGCGCGCTGGCCGCGGCTGGTGCTGCCGCATCATTGTTCGGCTCGTCGGCCTTCGGCGGCAACCCGCCCACGCCGCGGGACCGGGTCGTCATCGACACGGCGGCGGTCAATGGTTCCGGCTGCCCGGCGGGGACGGCCGCCGTGACCGTGTCCCCTGACAACACCGCCTTCACCGTCACCTACAGCAACTACCTCGCCCGGGATGGGGCCCGGGCCGGCGCCGACCGACCGGAAGAAGGACTGTCAGCTCGACCTGCGAGTGCACGTCCCCGGTGGCTACACCTACGCGATCGTGTCCGCCGGCTACCGCGGCTTCGCGTCACTGGCGCCGGGTGCGTCCGGGACCCAGGGGGCCAGCCACCCCTTCCAGGGCAACGCCCACACCACCAACTCGACCCACCACTTCAAGGGCGGGTTCAACGGCAACTGGCAGAGGACCGGCACCGTGGACGTCGCCGCCCGGGTCTTCGCCCCCTGCGGGGAGGAGCGCGACCTCAACATCAACACTGAACTGCGGGTCGAGCGCGGCACCTCGAGCCCGAGTGCCACCAGCTTCATGGAGATGGACTCAACGGACGGCAGGATCAAAACCGTGTACCAGATGGCCTGGAAGCGGTGTCGGCGATCTCCTGGCGCTGCGATCGGCGGGTGCGTCCAGGCTGAGTGACTCCCGAAGTCACCGACGAAGAAACAGGCGCAGTCAAGCGACGGCCCGAGGCGGTCGATGATGCGGTCGGCCGCAGGCGGCAGAACCCGGTCCTCCAGCGGATGGCGTGCACCCGCAGGTGCTCGCGCTGGCCGCGGAACCGGGTCGTCCAGCTCCGGCGACACATCGGTGTCGACCCCGAGTTCGTCCTCGCTGCCGATAAGGGAAACGATTGTCGGCACGTCGGACTCCGGTTGCTGCCAGTACCGTCCGGGTTCACGTAGGTGGTCGAGGTCTCCGTGCGAGCGTCGGTGACCTCGATGCGGCGCTTCTTCTCGACCGCCTTCGGCATGCCGACAGGAGCCAAAGGACGACCACGCGGACGACCCCGTCGCGGGCAGTAGGACAACCAGGAAGATGGCAGACCAGCGCAGCCCAGCGGCATGCGACGCGCTCACTCCGGCGACTGGGCGTCCAGATCGGCGCGGACAACCCGATCCCACTGCATTGCTCCCCGCGCTGACCACGCGTCGACGCCAGTAGGATCTAATGGGCAGGCGCACGCGGAGCAGACGAATACTGATCATCACCGGTCGACAGCTCCGTCTTGGATCCGCGCGGCCCTCGAACCTGGATGGTTGTACATGACTTCTGCCTCCCCTCATCTCGATCCTGCCCAGCCCGCACAGGACACGGCAGACTCGCGACCTGCGCCGCAGCACAACGATCTCTTTCTCCAGCCGCGCTACACCGTCGACCTGCCGCCGCTGGACGAGGAGGAAGACACCTTCTCCCCGCCCCCGCCCGCACAAAAGCGGCGCGGAGCCACCCGAGGCCGTTGACCGCAGACAGTCCCGCGCGCGAAGCCTCGGCGCTATCCGCGAACGAGGTGCTCAAGTGGGTACCGTGCCAGCTCCGCAACCTGCCCGCGCCGGCGAGGAACCGGCAGCGCCATCCGTCGCTCCCCAGGCTTCGGCCGGTCTCATGAGGCAGGCCGTGTGCTATCCAACGAGGGCGATCAGGCGCGCGTCGGCCTCGCCGAGGTGGACCAGCGTTGAGTGCCGCCAAGGGTGAAGCGGTGCCGCCACATCATCAAGGCCTCGTGACTCCTCCTCCGGCTGGAGCTGGGGGCTTCTCGCTATGCCG
This portion of the Streptomyces mirabilis genome encodes:
- a CDS encoding DUF4360 domain-containing protein — translated: MGPGPAPTDRKKDCQLDLRVHVPGGYTYAIVSAGYRGFASLAPGASGTQGASHPFQGNAHTTNSTHHFKGGFNGNWQRTGTVDVAARVFAPCGEERDLNINTELRVERGTSSPSATSFMEMDSTDGRIKTVYQMAWKRCRRSPGAAIGGCVQAE